DNA from Actinomycetota bacterium:
TGTTCCAAATGCGCTCACTGCTTCAAAAAATACTTTTATAAAACTAAAACTTTCTCTTTCTATTATCATAATTGATACTGAAGCTGCAAGTATCAGAATAATGGCTGTCAGTGTCAGAGTCAGTGTCCTGTAAATTGTTCCTCCCGGGATTCTTTTCTTGAATATGGTAATACTTGTTCTTCCTTTTATTGCAGCAAAGCCGGAAAGGGTTATGGAAGCAAAAGTCGTGGTTTTTATTCCTCCCCCCGTACCTCCGGGAGACGCGCCGATAAACATCAGTATAACAAGCATAACCAGAGTCGTCTCATTCAATGCCGACATATTGACCGTGTTAAATCCTGCCGTTCTCGGTGTGACTGACTGGAAGAAGCTTGAAAGGATTTTTGCACCGGTCCCGAGGGTTCCGATTGTTCCGGGATTTTTGAATTCAAGCAGGAAGAACGAAACTGCTCCAAGAAATATAAGTATGCCTGTTGTTGAAAAAACTATCTTTGCGTGCAGCGATAATCTCCTTGTCTTTTTTAACGCAAGTATCTCTGATAAAACTGAAAAACCTATCCCTCCGATTATTATTAATAGCATGACGGTAATATTTAAGATGAAATCTTCTGCGAAGCTGACAAAATTATTGGAATAGATTGAGAATCCGGCATTATTAAAAGAACTTACAGAATGAAAAAGTCCGTGTATAAATGCATTTTTTAAAGGATATGCATATCTAAAATGAAACAGCAAAGTTAAAATACCTGTACCGATAAGCTCAATAATGATGGTAGTAGATGCAATTATAAGGAAAAATCTTGATGGTGAAAAAATCTTATTTGAGCCGAAGCTTGTGTTTAGATAAAATCTGTCACCCAGATTGATTTTTCTGCCAAGCATCAGTGCAAAAATGGATGTGATTGTCATTACTCCAAGACCGCCTATCTGTATAAGGATAAGTATGACTGCTTTTCCATAAACAGTAAAAAATGTTGCAGTATCCTGAACGACAAGACCCGTTACACAAATTGCTGATGCTGACGTAAAAAATGC
Protein-coding regions in this window:
- a CDS encoding Trk family potassium uptake protein, which translates into the protein MEDLSSYFLKSQRKIVNRVILAFAIAIMAGAFVLMLPPMTVNGITIIDAFFTSASAICVTGLVVQDTATFFTVYGKAVILILIQIGGLGVMTITSIFALMLGRKINLGDRFYLNTSFGSNKIFSPSRFFLIIASTTIIIELIGTGILTLLFHFRYAYPLKNAFIHGLFHSVSSFNNAGFSIYSNNFVSFAEDFILNITVMLLIIIGGIGFSVLSEILALKKTRRLSLHAKIVFSTTGILIFLGAVSFFLLEFKNPGTIGTLGTGAKILSSFFQSVTPRTAGFNTVNMSALNETTLVMLVILMFIGASPGGTGGGIKTTTFASITLSGFAAIKGRTSITIFKKRIPGGTIYRTLTLTLTAIILILAASVSIMIIERESFSFIKVFFEAVSAFGTVGLSTGMTPLLATPSKVILILLMFIGRVGIALLALTIASRVKPEKIERPEESISIG